From Papaver somniferum cultivar HN1 unplaced genomic scaffold, ASM357369v1 unplaced-scaffold_99, whole genome shotgun sequence, the proteins below share one genomic window:
- the LOC113346393 gene encoding uncharacterized protein LOC113346393, whose translation MAATAIDGQNSLVPLGIKVAKSETKESWTGFLKDLAPAINAHHAGRITFISDRQKGLLESVPKVFPGARVRYCFRHLYKNFKKYHKAPTLHNLLWNACKAYKVRHFQEHFDNICKESPAAGEYLRKEDPSTWSRAYFDPLSCCVSI comes from the exons ATGGCTGCAACAGCAATTGATGGTCAGAATTCTCTGGTGCCTTTAGGCATTAAGGTGGCTAAGAGTGAAACCAAGGAGAGCTGGACTGGGTTCCTCAAGGATTTGGCTCCAGCAATCAATGCACATCATGCTGGCAGAATTACCTTTATTTCTGATAGGCAAAAAGGGTTGTTGGAATCTGTTCCAAAGGTTTTCCCTGGTGCAAGAGTTAGATATTGCTTCAGGCACTTGTACAAGAACTTCAAGAAGTACCACAAGGCACCAACCTTGCACAACTTATTGTGGAATGCATGCAAAGCTTACAAAGTGAGGCATTTTCAG GAGCACTTTGACAACATATGCAAAGAAAGTCCGGCTGCTGGTGAATATCTTAGGAAAGAAGATCCAAGTACTTGGTCTAGGGCTTATTTTGATCCCCTTAGCTGTTGTGTGAGCATATGA
- the LOC113346395 gene encoding uncharacterized protein LOC113346395: protein MSSNMRDKPIIQLGMMYGQLVMGLLFKRREESAKWNQNDLVPAAVKLINKMLDLVGKFDTEGSVVGQVYLVTNVSTKKIFTVNIVDKQCTCLQWQLRGFPCQHAVCALKLLRPNWKDYCAPYYSVEYYRTIYADAVNPLEDISEWNWEDKASMDINLKPPPYQRKTGRPAKKRKRSYDEPETVVKKRKCGKCGSTAGHNKRTCAGGDVGKNPTGFMPSTEYDAANCTFTSRDHPESSSARGKAKVNKSRGTSSFVGESTGPKNFGRAPAEPSTHGSTQDVLNFSQNFTGIGSVSQHIPVTKGKKSKAKKK from the exons ATGAGTTCTAATATGAGAGATAAACCAATAATCCAACTAGGCATGATGTATGGTCAGTTAGTAATGGGTTTGTTATTTAAGAGAAGGGAAGAATCTGCTAAGTGGAATCAAAATGATTTGGTCCCTGCTGCTGTTAAGTTGATAAATAAGATGCTTGACTTGGTTGGGAAGTTTGATACAGAAGGAAGTGTGGTTGGACAGGTTTATTTGGTAACTAATGTGTCTACCAAGAAAATTTTCACAGTGAACATTGTAGACAAACAATGCACTTGTTTGCAATGGCAGCTAAGGGGATTCCCTTGTCAACATGCTGTATGTGCATTGAAACTGCTCAGGCCAAACTGGAAAGA TTATTGTGCTCCTTACTactctgtggaatattataggaccaTATATGCAGATGCTGTAAATCCACTAGAAGACATAAGTGAATGGAACTGGGAAGATAAG GCATCCATGGACATCAACTTAAAGCCTCCTCCTTATCAAAGAAAAACTGGAAGACCagcaaagaagaggaagaggagctaTGATGAACCTGAAACTGTGGTGAAGAAAAGGAAATGTGGAAAGTGTGGATCTACTGCTGGTCATAATAAGAGAACCTgtgctggtggtgatgttggtaaaaACCCAACTGGATTCATGCCAAGCACCGAGTATGATGCTGCAAACTGCACCTTCACTAGTAGAGATCATCCTGAAAGTAGCAGTGCAAGGGGTAAAGCAAAGGTGAACAAATCCAGAGGTACATCTTCATTTGTTGGTGAGTCAACAGGACCTAAAAACTTTGGAAGAGCACCAGCAGAACCTAGCACCCATGGATCTACACAAGATGTTCTGAATTTCAGTCAGAACTTTACTGGTATTGGATCTGTTAGTCAACATATTCCTGTCACAAAGGGAAAGAAAAGCAAGGctaagaagaagtag
- the LOC113346392 gene encoding uncharacterized protein LOC113346392: protein MKKNKGKDKQICDHTYYPYRDISVFVVNSKLNLLFPHMDRDRIDLKEFEKILRVKLHLDETEIPNLYWTIDPCLPEYLVTNEDLFKFWEHAVPDDKGFICLQMSVMNSEFRNDNDFIKAAMEQPVVTIDETPKKAPKRIAKKPVSKEKSVKISPTRRSPRLHAQSKNENSNGGASRKLLFMDLLNEVESQGFSCLSQATVVGSSRDKANAGDKTDTGDKTDAGDNSDGDDEDNVVLENTTVDECHPIEDPNAPPIFDSDEENDIDYEDIVKTYKVGDESSDSSSSEEDNEEVSNDDKNNDKDNDGPEVNDDKYSKPKLDYQKWKEMFNMHSDEEEEPLFPVEEEVTPVDPTKMEVKYAFNNKSAYKKHLRGYCVKHNYQYTVYKSDKTRLRVRCRFREEYGCNWFVNASIKRHEPTFIVRKVNLEHTCVADPKSFNRSADPEFVKDVVHEKLKQTAGALIPKPKHIARDFFVTHNINIPYICAWKARNLF, encoded by the exons atgaagaagaataaggggaAGGACAAGCAGATATG TGATCATACATATTATCCATATAGAGATATCAGTGTGTTTGTTGTGAATAGTAAACTTAATTTGCTATTCCCTCACATGGATAGAGATAGAATTGACCTTAAGGAATTTGAGAAGATATTGCGTGTTAAGTTGCAtcttgatgaaacagaaattccaaATTTATATTGGACCATAGACCCATGTCTGCCTGAGTATTTGGTTACAAATGAAGACTTGTTTAAGTTTTGGGAGCATGCTGTACCTGATGATAAAGGCTTCATATGTTTACAAATGAGTGTAATGAATTCAGAATTTAGGAATGATAATGACTTCATTAAGGCTGCAATGGAACAACCAGTAGTAACAATTGATGAGACTCCTAAGAAGgcacctaagaggattgctaagaAGCCAGTTTCAAAGGAAAAGTCAGTAAAGATATCACCTACAAGGAGATCACCAAGGTTGCATGCTCAATCAAAGAATGAAAACTCAAATGGAGGAGCATCTAGGAAGTTGTTGTTCATGGATCTGTTAAATGAAGTGGAATCTCAGGgtttttcttgcctaagtcaagcCACTGTTGTTGGTTCTAGCA gggataaggctaatgcaggggataagactgatacaggggataagactgatgcaggggacaatagtgatggtgatgatgaggacaatgtggTGCTAGAGAACACTACTGTAGATGAATGTCACCCCATTGAAGACCCAAATGCTCCACCAAtctttgacagtgatgaagaaaatgatattgattatgaagaTATTGTCAAGACATACAAAGTTGGAGATGAAAGCAGTGATTCAAGCAGTAGTGAAGAAGACAATGAAGAAG TTTCTAATGATGACAAGAATAATGATAAGGATAATGATGGTCCTGAAGTAAATGATGATAAATATTCCAAACCAAAGCTTGATTACCAGAAGTGGAAAGAAATGTTCAATATgcacagtgatgaagaagaagaaccattaTTCCCTGTAGAAGAAGAGGTGACTCCTGTTGATCCTACTAAGATGGAGGTAAAGTATGCTTTTAATAACAAGAGTGCTTATAAGAAACATCTTAGGGGTTACTGTGTAAAACATAATTATCAGTATACGGTCTATAAGAGTGACAAAACAAGATTAAGAGTGAGATGTAGGTTTAGGGAAGAGTATGGCTGTAACTGGTTTGTAAATGCTAGCATAAAAAGGCATGAGCCTACTTTTATTGTTAGGAAGGTTAATCTAGAACACACTTGTGTTGCGGATCCAAAGAGTTTTAACAGATCCGCGGATCCTGAGTTCGTAAAAGATGTGGTACATGAGAAGTTAAAGCAGACAGCTGGGGCCTTAATTCCAAAGCCTAAACACATTGCAAGAGACTTTTTTGTAACTCATAACATCAATATACCTTATATTTGTGCATGGAAGGCTAGAAATCTTTTTTAG